A region from the Rhodopseudomonas julia genome encodes:
- a CDS encoding acyl-CoA dehydrogenase, with protein MYRAPVAEIAFTLKHVIGLSPAITAGHLGELSVDLLDAILEEAGRFASEEIAPLNQIGDRRASTYKDGEVTLPEGWAKTYSAWCEAGWNALSGPEEFGGQDLPVSLAVAAFDIWNSACAAFALGPTLTVGAVEALKLHATEEIKERYLARLVSGEWTGTMNLTEPQAGSDLGALRCRAERRDDGTYRLFGQKIFITYGEHDMADNIVHTVLARLPDAPAGTKGISLFLVPKYLVNEDGSLGAHNDVFCAGIEHKLGINASPTCTMLYGDGHYGDGPGAVGYLIGEENRGLACMFTMMNNARLMVGIQGVGVAERALQEAAAYALERRQGRAPNAPKDGEMSPIVKHPDIRRTLLAMRGLTQASRAICYACAHAIDLAEAGAPGPETNGDGTRFWNERASLLTPIAKAFSTDCGVDVASMGIQVYGGMGYIEETGAAQHLRDARIFPIYEGTNGIQAIDLLTRKLPQSDGACVRAYLEELSAIAEAARASNRDEMGKIGERVAASIAHCRAASEYLLEEMAEGRMEGALCGATPYLRLFGLTAGGAYLAQGAISSDPTESEADRLRIATARSFCERLCPQTEALLAEIKEGGQSVLQVPAETLASFQ; from the coding sequence ATGTACCGCGCACCCGTTGCCGAAATCGCCTTTACGCTCAAGCATGTCATCGGTCTGTCGCCGGCCATTACGGCCGGCCATCTGGGCGAACTCAGCGTCGACCTTCTGGACGCCATTCTGGAGGAGGCGGGCCGTTTCGCATCCGAAGAGATCGCGCCGCTCAACCAGATCGGCGATCGTCGGGCGTCGACCTACAAAGACGGCGAAGTGACATTGCCGGAGGGCTGGGCGAAGACCTATTCCGCCTGGTGCGAGGCAGGCTGGAACGCGCTGTCAGGGCCGGAGGAATTCGGCGGCCAGGATCTGCCGGTGTCGCTCGCGGTCGCAGCCTTCGACATCTGGAACTCCGCCTGCGCGGCCTTCGCGCTCGGGCCGACCTTGACCGTCGGCGCGGTCGAAGCCCTCAAACTGCACGCCACCGAAGAGATCAAAGAGCGCTATCTTGCGAGGCTCGTCTCCGGCGAGTGGACGGGCACGATGAATCTGACGGAGCCGCAGGCCGGCTCCGATCTCGGAGCGCTCCGCTGCCGCGCGGAACGGCGCGACGACGGCACCTACCGCCTGTTCGGGCAGAAGATTTTCATCACCTATGGCGAGCACGACATGGCCGATAATATCGTCCACACCGTGCTTGCCCGCCTTCCCGATGCGCCCGCGGGGACCAAAGGCATCTCGCTCTTCCTGGTGCCGAAATATCTTGTCAACGAGGACGGCTCGCTCGGCGCCCACAACGACGTCTTCTGTGCCGGGATCGAGCACAAGCTCGGCATCAACGCGTCTCCGACCTGCACGATGCTCTACGGCGACGGTCATTATGGCGACGGGCCGGGAGCCGTCGGCTACCTCATCGGCGAGGAAAACCGCGGCCTCGCCTGCATGTTCACGATGATGAACAATGCCCGCCTCATGGTCGGCATCCAGGGGGTGGGCGTGGCCGAACGCGCGCTTCAGGAAGCGGCCGCCTATGCGCTGGAGCGGCGCCAGGGGCGCGCGCCCAATGCGCCGAAAGACGGCGAGATGAGCCCCATCGTCAAGCACCCGGACATTCGCCGCACGCTTCTCGCGATGCGCGGGCTGACCCAGGCGAGCCGCGCGATCTGCTATGCCTGTGCACATGCGATCGATCTGGCGGAAGCCGGCGCTCCCGGGCCTGAGACGAACGGCGACGGCACGCGCTTCTGGAACGAGCGCGCGTCTCTCTTGACGCCGATCGCCAAGGCGTTTTCCACCGATTGCGGCGTCGATGTCGCCTCCATGGGCATCCAGGTCTATGGCGGCATGGGCTATATCGAGGAGACGGGTGCGGCCCAGCATCTGCGCGATGCGCGCATCTTCCCGATTTACGAAGGCACCAACGGTATCCAGGCGATCGATCTCCTCACGCGCAAGCTGCCGCAATCGGACGGGGCCTGCGTGCGCGCCTATCTTGAGGAGCTCTCCGCGATCGCCGAGGCCGCACGTGCTTCAAATCGCGACGAGATGGGAAAGATCGGCGAGCGGGTGGCCGCCTCGATCGCGCATTGCCGTGCCGCGAGCGAATATCTCCTCGAGGAAATGGCCGAAGGCCGGATGGAAGGCGCCTTGTGCGGTGCCACGCCCTATCTCAGGCTCTTCGGCCTGACGGCTGGCGGCGCCTATCTCGCGCAAGGGGCGATCTCCTCCGATCCAACCGAGAGCGAGGCGGACCGGCTCAGGATCGCAACGGCACGCAGCTTCTGCGAGCGGCTCTGTCCGCAGACCGAGGCTCTGCTGGCGGAGATCAAGGAAGGCGGCCAGTCGGTTCTCCAGGTGCCAGCGGAAACGCTTGCGAGCTTCCAGTGA
- a CDS encoding crotonase/enoyl-CoA hydratase family protein encodes MSDIVIEDRPTEDNGLIRTIRLNRPQKKNALTTAMYHEMVKALRGAAENEDIAACVFLGQPGTFCAGNDIADLVRVSGGQGIAEDILNFLKELAVSDRPLIAGVDGLAVGIGTTLLMHCDYVVASEPSTFRTPFVDLALVPEAASSLLAPRVMGHQKAFELLVMGASFSAEDAAIAGLVNRTVPEGGAEEAALKAAAHLAAKPRQAMLASRRLLRGNGEDVMARIDKEAALFSKRLQSEEAQAAFAAFLNS; translated from the coding sequence ATGAGCGACATCGTCATCGAAGACCGCCCGACGGAAGATAACGGTCTCATCCGCACCATCCGGCTGAACCGGCCGCAGAAGAAGAACGCGCTGACGACCGCCATGTACCACGAGATGGTGAAGGCGCTGCGCGGTGCGGCCGAAAACGAGGATATCGCGGCCTGCGTGTTTCTCGGCCAGCCGGGCACGTTCTGCGCCGGCAACGATATCGCCGATCTCGTACGGGTATCGGGCGGTCAGGGGATTGCGGAAGACATCCTCAACTTTTTGAAAGAGCTTGCCGTCAGCGACCGGCCGCTGATTGCCGGTGTCGACGGCCTCGCCGTCGGCATCGGCACGACGCTCCTCATGCACTGCGACTACGTGGTGGCGTCGGAGCCGAGCACGTTCCGTACGCCCTTCGTCGATCTCGCATTGGTGCCGGAGGCGGCGTCGAGCCTGCTTGCGCCCCGCGTCATGGGCCACCAGAAAGCCTTCGAGCTCCTGGTGATGGGAGCGTCTTTCAGCGCCGAGGACGCGGCGATTGCCGGGCTCGTCAACCGTACGGTGCCGGAAGGGGGCGCCGAAGAGGCGGCTCTCAAAGCCGCCGCCCATCTCGCCGCCAAGCCCCGGCAAGCCATGCTCGCCTCGCGGCGGCTTCTGCGCGGCAATGGCGAAGACGTCATGGCGCGCATCGACAAGGAGGCCGCGCTCTTTTCAAAGCGGCTGCAGAGCGAGGAGGCGCAGGCCGCCTTCGCCGCTTTTCTCAATTCATAA
- a CDS encoding SDR family oxidoreductase has protein sequence MSLSGKTLFITGASRGIGLAIALRAAADGANVAIAAKTARPHPKLEGTIFTAAEAIEKAGGKALPLEVDIREEAAVKEAVAKTAETFGGIDIVVNNASAIQLTKTPDTEMRRFDLMHQVNTRGSFLVTKTALPYLEKAENPHVLMLSPPLDITEKWFAPHVAYSLAKYGMSLCVLGFAGEFRSKGIAVNALWPRTTIATAAIKNVVGGEAMMRASRKPDILADAAWRIFQKPSREFTGNFLIDDTFLADEGVSDFDQYRVDPTVALQPDFFLPADSQPPTSLKPVS, from the coding sequence ATGAGCCTTTCCGGAAAGACGCTGTTCATCACCGGGGCCTCGCGCGGCATCGGCCTCGCCATCGCCCTCAGAGCCGCGGCCGATGGTGCCAATGTGGCCATAGCCGCCAAGACGGCACGCCCGCATCCGAAACTCGAAGGCACGATCTTCACGGCCGCAGAAGCCATCGAAAAGGCTGGCGGCAAGGCGCTGCCGCTCGAAGTCGACATTCGCGAGGAGGCCGCCGTCAAGGAGGCAGTGGCGAAGACCGCAGAGACCTTCGGCGGCATCGACATCGTCGTCAACAACGCCTCCGCCATTCAGCTGACGAAGACGCCCGACACCGAGATGCGCCGCTTCGACCTGATGCATCAGGTCAACACGCGCGGCAGCTTCCTCGTCACCAAAACGGCGCTGCCCTACCTCGAAAAGGCAGAGAACCCGCACGTTCTCATGCTGTCGCCGCCGCTCGACATCACCGAGAAATGGTTCGCGCCGCATGTTGCCTATTCTCTGGCGAAATACGGCATGAGCCTTTGCGTTCTGGGCTTCGCCGGCGAATTCCGTTCGAAAGGAATTGCCGTCAACGCGCTTTGGCCGCGCACGACCATCGCAACGGCGGCCATCAAGAACGTCGTCGGTGGCGAGGCGATGATGCGCGCGTCACGCAAGCCGGATATCCTGGCGGACGCGGCCTGGCGCATCTTCCAGAAGCCGTCGCGCGAATTCACCGGCAATTTTTTGATCGACGACACGTTCCTGGCCGACGAAGGGGTGAGCGACTTCGATCAATATCGGGTCGATCCGACGGTCGCGCTGCAGCCGGATTTCTTCCTGCCGGCCGACAGCCAGCCGCCGACCTCTTTGAAGCCGGTCAGCTGA
- a CDS encoding DnaJ C-terminal domain-containing protein, with protein sequence MRDPYDVLGLSRTASAAEIKRAYRKLAKANHPDHNAGDPTSAERFAEVNSAYEILGDKDKREKFDRGEIDAEGKPRFAGFEGFAGGGAQNADFDPRGFSDIFSSFGRGGGGRARSFRFSSGGRGPRTTHTGGMDEEDVLNSIFGAFGGAQGAGPQPGAGRRAGATAQPPKGTDLKAEVAVTLEDLVAGKKPTVTLPDGRDVALTLPKGVKDGQVIRLRGQGYASPQGGPSGDARITVRFVPHPRFKVDGSDLRTDVAVSLEDAVLGGKATVPTLEGNVSLTVPAHTSGGRVMRLKGKGLPTSTGGRGDLLVSLRITLPEAHDAELEALMKKWRATKAERKASA encoded by the coding sequence ATGCGCGACCCCTATGATGTCTTGGGTCTGTCACGCACGGCGAGCGCCGCCGAGATCAAGCGCGCCTACCGCAAGCTGGCCAAGGCCAACCATCCGGACCACAACGCCGGGGACCCGACGTCGGCCGAAAGGTTCGCCGAGGTCAATTCCGCTTACGAGATCCTAGGGGACAAGGACAAGCGTGAGAAGTTCGACCGCGGCGAGATCGATGCCGAGGGCAAGCCTCGTTTTGCCGGCTTCGAGGGTTTTGCTGGCGGCGGTGCGCAAAATGCTGACTTCGACCCACGCGGTTTTTCCGATATCTTTTCAAGCTTCGGCCGGGGCGGTGGAGGGCGTGCGCGCAGCTTCCGGTTTTCCAGCGGAGGCCGCGGGCCTCGCACCACGCATACGGGCGGGATGGATGAGGAAGACGTGCTGAACTCCATCTTCGGCGCCTTCGGCGGTGCGCAAGGGGCGGGGCCTCAGCCCGGCGCGGGACGGCGGGCAGGTGCCACTGCGCAGCCGCCAAAAGGCACCGATCTGAAGGCCGAAGTTGCCGTGACCCTGGAAGACCTGGTGGCCGGGAAGAAGCCGACCGTGACGCTGCCCGACGGGCGCGACGTGGCGCTGACGCTGCCGAAAGGCGTGAAGGACGGCCAGGTGATCCGCCTCCGTGGGCAGGGCTATGCTTCGCCGCAGGGCGGGCCTTCGGGCGATGCGCGGATCACCGTACGCTTCGTGCCGCATCCACGCTTCAAGGTGGACGGTTCAGATCTTAGGACGGACGTTGCCGTGTCGCTGGAGGATGCCGTCCTCGGCGGCAAGGCGACGGTCCCGACCCTCGAAGGCAATGTGAGCCTCACGGTGCCGGCCCACACCAGCGGCGGGCGGGTGATGCGCCTCAAAGGCAAAGGCCTCCCGACGTCGACGGGCGGCCGTGGCGATCTTCTCGTCTCCCTCCGCATCACGCTGCCAGAGGCGCATGACGCGGAGCTTGAAGCCCTGATGAAGAAGTGGCGTGCGACCAAGGCGGAGCGCAAAGCCTCCGCCTGA
- a CDS encoding RT0821/Lpp0805 family surface protein, translated as MLAALLSVSLAGCGSITIPFGGHADESPAITTGSIGPAVVVQEPLPEALSYSDAARIGQTAGIAGIDTMPKDGIDWINEVTGSAGKVRPLSQTSQNASRTCRDIEATVTSVGGVHRFGGTLCKDQASGVVQMEALATEPS; from the coding sequence GTGCTGGCAGCCTTGCTCTCGGTCAGCCTGGCAGGCTGTGGCTCCATCACGATACCTTTCGGCGGTCACGCCGATGAAAGTCCTGCCATCACCACGGGTTCGATCGGACCAGCCGTCGTCGTGCAAGAACCGCTGCCGGAGGCATTGTCGTATTCCGATGCCGCCCGGATCGGCCAGACCGCGGGGATCGCTGGGATCGACACCATGCCGAAAGACGGCATCGATTGGATCAACGAGGTCACCGGTTCGGCCGGCAAGGTGCGGCCCCTGTCGCAGACCTCGCAAAACGCCAGCCGAACCTGTCGCGACATCGAAGCGACTGTGACGAGCGTCGGCGGCGTCCACCGATTCGGCGGCACCTTGTGCAAGGATCAGGCAAGCGGCGTCGTGCAGATGGAGGCTCTGGCGACCGAGCCGAGTTAG
- the pdxH gene encoding pyridoxamine 5'-phosphate oxidase: MTLPRKDAPSELTSGDFTAYGDPFSLFGDWMREATASEPNDPNAVAVATADETGLPDVRMVLLKSWDERGFVFYTNLESRKGEQLAANPKAAMCFHWKSLARQIRIRGNVEAVSDEEADAYYDSRPRMSRIGAWASRQSRPLESRFALEKAVATETARFGTGKVPRPPFWSGFRLVPVQIEFWNNGAFRLHDRIRFTPHENGWQKQRLYP, translated from the coding sequence ATGACTCTTCCGCGAAAAGATGCCCCCTCAGAGTTAACAAGCGGTGACTTTACCGCCTACGGCGATCCCTTTTCCCTTTTCGGAGATTGGATGCGCGAGGCGACCGCTTCCGAGCCGAACGATCCGAACGCCGTCGCGGTCGCAACCGCCGACGAGACGGGGCTGCCGGATGTGCGCATGGTGCTTCTCAAAAGCTGGGACGAGCGCGGATTCGTGTTTTATACCAACCTTGAAAGCCGGAAGGGCGAACAGCTCGCGGCCAATCCCAAGGCCGCGATGTGTTTCCACTGGAAGTCGCTCGCCCGGCAAATCCGCATCCGCGGCAATGTCGAGGCCGTGTCCGACGAAGAGGCCGACGCCTATTATGACAGCCGGCCCAGAATGAGCCGGATCGGGGCCTGGGCGAGCCGCCAGTCGCGACCGCTCGAAAGCCGCTTTGCGCTGGAAAAGGCGGTTGCGACCGAAACCGCCCGCTTCGGCACCGGCAAGGTGCCGCGGCCGCCCTTCTGGAGCGGCTTCCGGCTGGTGCCCGTCCAGATCGAGTTCTGGAACAACGGCGCCTTCCGTCTGCACGACCGTATCCGCTTCACCCCACACGAAAACGGCTGGCAGAAGCAGCGTCTCTATCCCTGA
- a CDS encoding cell wall hydrolase: protein MMGYVWRALDGAARGAAALLLGATLLASGHAHAGEAYEGLLPQPRPALVGPAGKHADASEMPSKSASECLAKALYFEARGETAKGQIAVGRVILNRVKDKHYPDTICGVVFQNAEKRNRCQFSFACDGKPDLVADKKSWHDIRRRAKWLLACRKGCGSKGLWKGPLWQSTHYHADYVAPGWANRLKQTGQIGTHLFYLEARA, encoded by the coding sequence ATGATGGGATATGTCTGGCGCGCCCTCGACGGCGCGGCACGGGGTGCGGCTGCGCTTCTGCTCGGTGCAACGCTGCTCGCCTCTGGCCATGCGCATGCGGGGGAGGCCTATGAGGGGCTGTTGCCTCAGCCGCGGCCGGCTTTGGTCGGGCCGGCAGGCAAGCATGCAGATGCTTCGGAGATGCCGTCAAAATCGGCGAGCGAATGTCTCGCCAAAGCGCTCTATTTCGAAGCGCGCGGCGAGACGGCCAAGGGGCAGATCGCCGTGGGTCGCGTGATCCTGAACCGGGTCAAGGACAAGCATTATCCCGACACGATCTGTGGTGTGGTCTTTCAGAACGCCGAGAAGCGCAACCGTTGCCAGTTTTCCTTCGCCTGTGACGGCAAGCCCGATCTTGTCGCCGATAAGAAGAGCTGGCACGACATCCGCCGCCGCGCCAAATGGTTGTTGGCGTGCAGGAAGGGCTGTGGCTCAAAGGGGCTCTGGAAAGGGCCTCTCTGGCAGTCCACGCACTACCACGCGGATTACGTGGCACCCGGCTGGGCGAACCGGCTGAAGCAGACGGGCCAGATCGGCACGCATCTGTTCTATCTGGAGGCCCGCGCCTGA
- a CDS encoding heme-binding protein: MRTDSPERDHTQSPSVDRAGPGKAGPALILGAALVGLGLGAYAVERMVPRRQMLRGRVIYRDGDYEIRDYPTFHALEMSLYGGRDDALQRAFERLSAVNGDGRGLAALLDPAMQSLRSNEAGGDDADFAHGRWSVRLPLRAAHSADSGFETVDPRLRVISVPAQRLAVLRFSSTDAAAFGINRVMLEDFVEDEGLEAAGPVFYAYYGLSRALPFGRQHEVFLPISP, translated from the coding sequence GTGAGGACGGATTCCCCCGAACGGGATCACACCCAATCGCCCTCCGTGGATCGAGCGGGGCCCGGCAAGGCCGGGCCCGCTTTGATCCTGGGGGCGGCGCTTGTCGGGCTCGGCCTCGGCGCCTATGCGGTCGAGCGCATGGTGCCGCGGCGCCAGATGCTGCGCGGGCGTGTGATCTACCGCGACGGCGATTATGAAATCCGCGACTACCCGACTTTTCACGCCTTGGAGATGTCGCTCTACGGTGGCCGCGACGACGCGCTTCAGCGCGCGTTCGAGCGTCTGAGTGCGGTGAACGGAGACGGGCGGGGGCTGGCCGCGCTTCTCGATCCGGCGATGCAATCCCTGCGTTCAAACGAGGCCGGTGGCGACGATGCCGATTTCGCCCACGGGCGCTGGTCCGTCCGTCTGCCTCTGCGGGCGGCCCACTCGGCGGATTCCGGCTTTGAAACCGTCGACCCGCGCCTGCGCGTCATTTCCGTGCCGGCGCAGCGCCTCGCCGTTCTCCGTTTTTCGTCGACGGACGCCGCCGCCTTCGGCATCAATCGCGTGATGCTGGAAGATTTCGTGGAGGATGAAGGGCTTGAGGCCGCCGGGCCGGTTTTTTACGCCTATTACGGGCTTTCCCGGGCCCTTCCCTTCGGCCGCCAACACGAGGTGTTTCTCCCAATCTCCCCCTGA
- a CDS encoding SOUL family heme-binding protein: MPNALSRSYAELRDTLEKLQDNLEEKGRSVADTGRAVTRRAGRANPWRRPEPHWYDRPAQWYHHGSDYVRERPGIAGVVAAGAALVLVGGAIYAARRTSLYIEEPDYEVVDSKSEFEVREYGKQVVAETSATGRRDQALKAGFQKLADYIFARQRPGKKIAMTAPVVQAPLVGENGRRRGWAVRFIMPAKWTLATLPKPAQDDVVLKEISPRRVATVTFSGQMNDRLALENLEALRVFIEDHGLKAIGEPIYAYYNPPMTPGFMRRNEIMVEVSEA, encoded by the coding sequence ATGCCGAACGCTCTTTCCCGCAGCTACGCCGAATTGCGCGATACGCTGGAAAAACTGCAGGACAATCTCGAAGAGAAGGGGCGTTCGGTCGCCGACACCGGCCGCGCCGTCACGCGCCGCGCCGGCCGTGCCAATCCGTGGCGCCGGCCCGAACCGCATTGGTATGACCGGCCGGCTCAATGGTATCATCACGGCAGCGACTACGTGCGTGAGCGCCCGGGCATTGCCGGGGTCGTCGCGGCCGGCGCAGCGCTCGTTCTGGTCGGCGGCGCGATCTATGCCGCGCGTCGCACGAGCCTTTATATCGAAGAGCCTGATTACGAAGTCGTCGACAGCAAGAGCGAGTTCGAGGTTCGTGAATACGGCAAGCAGGTGGTGGCAGAGACCAGCGCCACGGGGCGCCGCGATCAGGCATTGAAGGCCGGCTTCCAGAAGCTTGCCGATTATATTTTCGCCCGCCAGCGGCCGGGCAAGAAGATTGCCATGACCGCCCCCGTCGTACAGGCGCCGCTTGTCGGCGAGAACGGCCGGCGTCGTGGCTGGGCCGTGCGCTTCATCATGCCGGCCAAATGGACGCTGGCAACCTTGCCGAAGCCGGCACAGGACGATGTCGTCCTGAAGGAGATTTCTCCGCGCCGCGTGGCGACCGTCACCTTCTCAGGCCAGATGAACGACCGGCTGGCGCTTGAGAATCTGGAGGCCCTTCGTGTCTTCATCGAGGATCACGGTCTGAAGGCGATCGGCGAGCCGATCTACGCCTATTACAATCCGCCGATGACGCCGGGCTTCATGCGCCGCAACGAAATCATGGTGGAGGTCAGCGAGGCGTGA
- a CDS encoding lytic murein transglycosylase — MRNLSILNAACGGRAPRRAIPLALLTCLCLVLSAGGSSADTACRKGQSFDAWLKDFTAEGARKGLTRRSLSEVHGLSLDSKVLANDRGQPSLSLSFTEFADRLISRNRLSRGRAMLDRYASTFAAIERDFGVQGPVLAAFWGLETDFGGYMGEFSSLRSLATLAYDCRRSELFREELLAALVLLERGDLTPEEMRGAWAGEIGQVQFTPSNYLKFGLDYDGDGRRDLVKSVPDALASAAKFLRHLGWRANEPWLEEVEVGPNVPWDKAGRGHYRSRADWARDGVRRRGGERLPADRVDAALVLPMGRDGPAFLAYRNFDIFWEWNNSSNYSLAAAYFATRLAGAPPMRRGNPAAMLSSKELLEVQTRLNRLGYDAGPPDGRLGQKTRTGVRAAQLAFGLPADGYPTRALLERLRRQ, encoded by the coding sequence ATGCGAAATCTCTCGATCCTCAACGCCGCCTGCGGCGGCCGCGCGCCGCGTCGGGCCATCCCGCTAGCGCTTCTGACCTGTCTTTGCCTCGTCCTCTCTGCCGGGGGGAGTTCGGCCGACACCGCCTGCCGCAAGGGGCAGAGTTTTGACGCCTGGCTCAAGGACTTCACCGCGGAAGGCGCTAGGAAGGGGCTGACGCGGCGCAGCCTTTCTGAGGTTCACGGCCTCAGCCTCGACAGCAAAGTCCTGGCAAACGACCGCGGCCAGCCGAGCCTCTCCTTGAGTTTCACGGAGTTCGCAGACCGCCTCATCTCGCGGAACCGTCTGTCGCGTGGCCGCGCCATGCTCGACCGCTATGCCTCGACCTTCGCGGCGATCGAACGCGATTTTGGCGTGCAGGGTCCGGTGCTGGCCGCCTTTTGGGGCCTCGAGACGGATTTCGGCGGCTATATGGGCGAGTTCTCCTCGCTGCGGTCGCTCGCCACCCTCGCCTATGATTGCCGGCGTTCGGAGCTTTTTCGCGAAGAACTCCTCGCAGCCCTCGTGCTTCTGGAACGCGGCGACCTCACGCCCGAAGAAATGCGCGGCGCCTGGGCAGGCGAGATCGGTCAGGTGCAATTCACCCCCTCGAACTATCTGAAATTCGGTCTCGATTATGACGGCGACGGTCGGCGCGATCTCGTCAAGAGCGTGCCCGACGCCCTTGCCTCAGCGGCGAAGTTTCTGCGCCATCTCGGCTGGCGCGCCAACGAACCCTGGCTCGAAGAGGTCGAAGTCGGCCCCAACGTCCCCTGGGACAAGGCCGGACGGGGCCATTACCGCAGCCGTGCAGACTGGGCGCGCGACGGGGTGAGGCGCCGCGGGGGCGAGCGCCTGCCAGCAGATCGTGTGGATGCCGCCCTTGTTTTGCCGATGGGGCGTGACGGGCCGGCATTTCTCGCCTATCGCAACTTCGACATTTTCTGGGAATGGAACAATTCCTCGAATTATTCGCTGGCGGCAGCTTATTTCGCCACGCGCCTCGCCGGGGCACCGCCGATGCGGCGGGGAAATCCGGCCGCCATGCTTTCCTCGAAGGAGCTCCTCGAAGTGCAGACGCGTCTCAACCGCCTCGGCTATGACGCCGGGCCGCCGGACGGGCGGCTCGGCCAGAAGACGCGCACAGGCGTGCGTGCGGCTCAGCTTGCCTTCGGCCTCCCCGCAGACGGCTATCCGACGCGCGCCCTCCTAGAGCGGCTTCGCCGGCAATAG
- a CDS encoding cation diffusion facilitator family transporter has product MSNPSPQTAPKAAPATYALGSIAVALAGIALKLLAWKLTGSVALFSDALESLVNLAAAAGAYIALRQAARPPDDGHPFGHHKAEYFSAVAEGILIIGAALLILNEAWKAFFEPIVLEDLGIGLFINALAGLLNAAWAAHLLRQGRHFRSPALIADAKHLFADVATSVGVIGGVLAAGLTGYLILDPLLAALVAINVLWSGWHLVRGSVGGLMDEAAPAEIRAEIQELIQEHGAGSLQAHDLRTRVAGQRTFLEFHLVVPRAMTVAEAHKICDAIEDGLRHKLGDIHIAIHVEPSEKAKAEAEVIIASE; this is encoded by the coding sequence GTGTCAAATCCATCGCCGCAGACTGCGCCGAAGGCTGCGCCGGCAACCTATGCGCTCGGGTCCATCGCCGTCGCACTTGCCGGAATCGCGCTGAAGCTTCTCGCCTGGAAGCTGACGGGCTCCGTCGCCCTTTTCTCCGACGCGCTTGAAAGCCTCGTCAACCTCGCTGCGGCCGCCGGAGCCTATATCGCGTTGCGGCAGGCGGCTCGTCCGCCCGATGACGGTCACCCCTTCGGGCACCATAAGGCGGAGTATTTTTCGGCCGTCGCCGAAGGCATCCTCATCATCGGCGCCGCTCTCCTCATCCTGAATGAGGCATGGAAGGCCTTCTTCGAACCCATTGTCCTCGAAGACCTCGGAATCGGCCTTTTCATCAACGCCCTCGCCGGCCTTCTCAACGCCGCCTGGGCGGCGCATCTCTTGCGTCAGGGCCGCCATTTCCGCTCCCCCGCGCTCATCGCCGATGCGAAGCATCTCTTCGCCGATGTTGCCACCTCCGTCGGCGTCATCGGTGGCGTGCTGGCGGCCGGCCTCACCGGCTATCTCATTCTCGACCCACTCCTGGCCGCGCTGGTCGCGATCAATGTCTTGTGGTCGGGCTGGCATCTCGTTCGCGGTTCTGTCGGCGGCCTCATGGACGAAGCCGCTCCTGCCGAAATCCGAGCCGAGATCCAGGAGCTCATTCAGGAACACGGGGCGGGCTCGCTGCAGGCTCACGATCTGCGCACACGCGTCGCCGGCCAGCGGACGTTCCTGGAGTTCCATCTCGTCGTTCCGCGCGCCATGACGGTCGCGGAAGCCCATAAAATCTGCGATGCGATCGAAGACGGGCTCCGGCACAAGCTCGGAGACATCCATATCGCCATCCATGTGGAGCCGAGCGAGAAAGCCAAAGCCGAGGCCGAGGTGATCATCGCGTCGGAATGA
- a CDS encoding BA14K family protein — protein sequence MLKRSLRATCVLVAASFAFAAAPMASAAPTLPKLVVADQTSSQIQNVQWDRRDRRDPRWDRRDNRHHRADRRDERHQWDKRRHGPRYRDRRPGYSHYHDGYYYSTPWWAAAGAVGAIIGNKMGNSGNSNARSHVAWCNDRYRSYNPRTDTYTGYDGRKHRCDSPYN from the coding sequence ATGCTTAAGAGGAGCCTGCGGGCGACATGCGTGCTCGTCGCGGCAAGTTTTGCCTTTGCTGCAGCCCCGATGGCGAGCGCAGCGCCGACGCTTCCGAAACTCGTCGTTGCCGATCAGACCTCAAGCCAGATCCAGAACGTGCAATGGGATCGGCGAGATCGACGTGACCCGCGTTGGGATCGGCGCGACAACCGCCATCACCGGGCCGATCGGCGCGACGAGCGACACCAATGGGACAAGCGCCGGCATGGTCCGCGCTATCGTGACCGTCGCCCCGGATACAGCCATTACCATGACGGCTATTACTACTCGACGCCGTGGTGGGCTGCTGCAGGTGCCGTCGGCGCCATCATCGGCAATAAGATGGGCAATAGCGGGAACAGCAATGCGCGTTCGCACGTCGCCTGGTGCAACGATCGCTATCGCTCCTACAATCCGCGAACCGATACGTATACGGGCTATGACGGGCGGAAGCATCGCTGCGACAGCCCTTACAATTGA